From the genome of Streptomyces sp. NBC_01341, one region includes:
- a CDS encoding formimidoylglutamate deiminase: MQLTTQPTTGTPVTATYWLSHAWLGTHVEPDVLLDVAHGRIAGVRTGIATPPRGATVLRGLTLPGLANTHSHAFHRALRSTVQVGSGTFWTWREMMYRAAARLTPDTYYDLARATYAEMALAGVTAVGEFHYLHHAPGGTPYDNPNAMGEALIAAAAEAGIRITLLDTAYLAAGFGEKPSRHQLRFSDTTADAWAERASLLKGDEHALIGAAIHSVRAVPAGQLATVAQWAQDRGVPLHVHLSEQTAENDACLAAHGRTPTRLLADHGVLGPRTTGIHNTHLTAEDIVLLGASRTGTCMCPTTERDLADGIGPAAALQKAGSPLSLGSDSHAVIDLFEEARAMELDERLRTHVRGHWTAAALLRAASADGHAALGRPEAGALEPGAHADLCTVALDSVRTAGPVPRLAAETAVFAASAADVRHTVVAGRHIVRDGRHALVDDVPGALASAIAALHG, translated from the coding sequence GTGCAGTTGACGACGCAACCGACGACGGGCACACCGGTCACCGCGACGTACTGGCTGTCGCACGCCTGGCTCGGCACCCACGTCGAGCCTGACGTCCTCCTGGACGTCGCCCACGGGCGCATCGCCGGTGTGCGTACGGGCATCGCGACCCCGCCGCGGGGTGCCACCGTGCTGCGCGGGCTGACCCTCCCGGGGCTGGCCAACACGCACTCGCACGCCTTCCACCGCGCCCTGCGCTCCACGGTCCAGGTGGGCTCCGGCACCTTCTGGACCTGGCGCGAGATGATGTACCGGGCCGCGGCCCGGCTGACCCCCGACACCTATTACGACCTGGCGCGAGCGACGTACGCCGAGATGGCGCTGGCCGGCGTCACCGCCGTCGGCGAGTTCCACTACCTGCACCACGCCCCGGGGGGCACGCCCTACGACAACCCGAACGCGATGGGCGAGGCCCTGATCGCGGCGGCGGCCGAGGCGGGCATCCGCATCACCCTGCTGGACACCGCCTATCTCGCCGCCGGATTCGGTGAGAAGCCCAGCCGTCACCAGCTCCGCTTCTCCGACACGACGGCCGACGCGTGGGCCGAGCGGGCCTCCCTCCTCAAGGGCGACGAGCACGCGCTGATCGGCGCGGCGATCCACTCCGTACGCGCGGTCCCCGCCGGGCAGCTCGCCACCGTCGCGCAGTGGGCCCAGGACCGGGGCGTCCCGCTCCACGTCCACCTCTCCGAGCAGACGGCGGAGAACGACGCCTGCCTCGCGGCCCACGGCCGGACGCCCACCCGGCTCCTCGCCGACCACGGCGTCCTCGGCCCGCGGACCACAGGCATCCACAACACGCACCTGACCGCCGAGGACATCGTGCTGCTCGGCGCCTCGCGGACGGGCACGTGCATGTGCCCCACCACCGAACGCGACCTCGCCGACGGCATCGGACCCGCCGCAGCCCTCCAGAAGGCGGGCTCCCCCCTCTCGCTGGGCAGCGACAGCCACGCTGTGATCGACCTGTTCGAGGAGGCCAGGGCGATGGAACTCGACGAGCGCCTGCGCACACACGTGCGCGGCCACTGGACGGCGGCCGCCCTGCTCAGGGCGGCGTCCGCGGACGGTCACGCCGCGCTGGGCCGCCCGGAGGCGGGCGCGCTCGAACCGGGGGCTCACGCCGACCTCTGCACGGTGGCGCTGGACTCCGTCAGGACGGCGGGACCGGTGCCCCGACTGGCCGCGGAGACAGCCGTATTCGCCGCCTCCGCAGCGGACGTACGGCACACCGTGGTGGCGGGACGGCACATCGTCCGGGACGGCCGGCACGCCTTGGTCGACGACGTGCCGGGAGCGCTCGCCTCAGCCATCGCGGCCCTGCACGGCTGA
- the hutI gene encoding imidazolonepropionase codes for MTTSTTTAITHIANLVTNDPSLGDGTPLGLIQDAAVVIEGDRIVWTGESSRTPATDNAVDAGGRAVIPGFVDSHSHLVFAGDRTAEFNARMSGRAYSAGGIRTTVAATRAASDEELSANVARYLAEALRQGTTTFETKSGYGLTVEDEARALRIAARHTDEVTYLGAHIVSPDYADDHAGYVDLVTGPMLDACAPHARWIDVFCERGAFDEDQARTILTAGLARGLQARIHANQLGHGPGVRLAVELGAASADHCTHLTDADLEALGQGDTVATLLPGAEFSTRAAWPDARRILGAGATVALSTDCNPGSSFTSSMPFCIALAVRDMGMTPDEALWSATAGGAAALRRTDVGRVTPGARADLVLLDAPSHVHLAYRPGVPLVHAVWRSGRRVL; via the coding sequence ATGACGACGAGCACGACGACCGCCATCACCCACATCGCGAACCTGGTCACCAACGACCCCTCCCTCGGCGACGGGACCCCCCTGGGCCTGATCCAGGACGCGGCCGTCGTCATCGAGGGCGACCGCATCGTGTGGACCGGTGAGTCCAGCAGAACACCTGCCACTGACAACGCCGTCGACGCCGGCGGCCGGGCCGTGATCCCCGGCTTCGTCGACTCGCACTCCCACCTGGTCTTCGCCGGGGACCGCACCGCCGAGTTCAACGCCCGTATGTCCGGCCGCGCCTACTCCGCCGGAGGCATCCGCACCACCGTGGCCGCCACGCGCGCAGCGTCCGACGAGGAGCTGTCCGCCAACGTCGCCCGCTATCTGGCCGAGGCGCTCCGCCAGGGCACCACCACCTTCGAGACCAAGTCCGGTTACGGCCTCACCGTCGAGGACGAGGCACGCGCCCTGCGCATCGCCGCCCGGCACACCGACGAGGTCACCTACCTCGGCGCCCACATCGTCTCCCCCGACTACGCCGACGACCATGCCGGTTACGTGGACCTGGTCACCGGCCCGATGCTGGACGCCTGCGCCCCGCACGCCCGATGGATCGACGTCTTCTGCGAGCGGGGCGCCTTCGACGAGGACCAGGCGCGCACGATCCTCACCGCGGGCCTGGCCAGGGGACTGCAGGCCCGGATTCACGCCAACCAGCTCGGCCACGGCCCCGGCGTCCGGCTGGCGGTCGAACTCGGTGCCGCGTCGGCCGACCACTGCACGCACCTCACCGACGCCGACCTCGAGGCGCTCGGGCAGGGCGACACGGTCGCCACCCTGCTGCCCGGTGCGGAGTTCTCGACCCGTGCCGCCTGGCCGGACGCCCGCCGCATCCTCGGCGCGGGCGCCACAGTGGCGCTGTCCACGGACTGCAACCCGGGCTCCTCCTTCACCTCGTCCATGCCGTTCTGCATCGCCCTCGCCGTGCGCGACATGGGGATGACGCCCGACGAGGCGCTGTGGTCCGCCACCGCCGGAGGCGCGGCCGCGCTGCGCCGCACCGATGTCGGCCGCGTCACGCCGGGTGCCCGCGCCGACCTCGTGCTCCTCGACGCGCCGAGCCATGTCCACCTCGCCTACCGGCCGGGGGTCCCCCTGGTCCACGCGGTGTGGCGAAGCGGCAGGCGGGTCCTCTGA
- a CDS encoding RNA polymerase sigma factor SigF — protein MSPRLDVSRTRTATSACPQGPTDSDSAAAGAVPGPRISTTDTVRTTDGRATEDDRPGEGLDDLPEIPHYAGIGAVDARALSKTLFARLEALEEGTHEHAYVRNTLVELNLALVKFAAARFRSRSEPMEDIVQVGTIGLIKAIDRFELSRGVEFPTFAMPTIVGEIKRFFRDTSWSVRVPRRLQELRLDLAKAGDELAQKLDRAPTVAELAERLGIGRDEVVEGMAASNAYTASSLDAKHDDHDDGNDGALADRIGYEDNGLEGIVYVESLKPLIASLPSRDRTILSLRFVANMTQSEIGEELGISQMHVSRLLSRTLVKLRKGLTLDE, from the coding sequence ATGTCACCCCGGCTCGACGTATCGCGTACCCGCACCGCGACGTCGGCATGTCCTCAGGGACCGACCGATTCCGACTCCGCTGCAGCGGGCGCCGTACCCGGCCCGCGCATCAGCACCACAGACACCGTCCGGACAACGGACGGCCGTGCCACCGAAGACGACCGCCCGGGCGAAGGGCTCGACGACCTCCCCGAGATCCCGCACTACGCCGGGATCGGCGCGGTCGACGCCAGGGCATTGTCCAAGACGCTCTTCGCACGGCTCGAAGCCCTCGAAGAGGGCACGCACGAGCACGCGTACGTCCGCAACACCCTCGTCGAACTCAACCTCGCGCTGGTCAAGTTCGCCGCCGCCCGGTTCCGCTCCCGCAGCGAGCCGATGGAGGACATCGTCCAGGTCGGCACGATCGGCCTGATCAAGGCGATCGACCGCTTCGAGCTCAGCCGGGGCGTGGAGTTCCCGACGTTCGCGATGCCCACCATCGTCGGCGAGATCAAGCGCTTCTTCCGCGACACCAGTTGGTCCGTGCGCGTCCCGCGCCGGCTCCAGGAACTGCGGCTCGACCTCGCCAAGGCCGGCGACGAACTGGCCCAGAAGCTGGACCGCGCGCCCACGGTCGCCGAACTCGCCGAGCGCCTCGGCATCGGCCGGGACGAGGTCGTCGAGGGCATGGCCGCGAGCAACGCGTACACCGCGAGCTCGCTGGACGCCAAGCACGACGACCACGACGACGGCAACGACGGCGCCCTCGCGGACCGCATCGGCTACGAGGACAACGGTCTCGAAGGCATCGTGTACGTCGAGTCCCTCAAGCCGCTCATCGCCTCGCTGCCGTCCCGCGACCGCACGATCCTGTCGCTGCGCTTCGTCGCCAACATGACGCAGTCCGAGATCGGTGAGGAGCTGGGCATCTCCCAGATGCACGTCTCCCGGCTGCTCTCCCGGACGCTCGTCAAGCTCAGGAAGGGCCTGACCCTCGACGAGTGA
- a CDS encoding STAS domain-containing protein, with protein MDRGTVGSANRGRLNVEVRSEGRSEVVTPAGELDHHTADLLREPLENAIEQGRTRLVVDCTRLDFCDSTGLNVLLGARLKAEAAGGGVHLAGMQPVVARVFEITGAEAVFTVHASLEDALNS; from the coding sequence ATGGACCGCGGGACGGTCGGGAGCGCGAACCGGGGTCGGCTGAATGTCGAGGTCCGGAGCGAAGGGCGCAGCGAAGTCGTGACGCCGGCGGGTGAGCTCGATCACCACACCGCCGATCTGCTCAGGGAGCCCCTGGAGAACGCGATCGAGCAAGGTCGCACGCGCCTCGTGGTCGACTGCACGCGGCTCGACTTCTGCGATTCCACGGGACTGAACGTGCTGCTCGGCGCGCGCCTCAAGGCCGAAGCCGCCGGCGGCGGGGTCCACCTGGCCGGAATGCAGCCCGTGGTGGCCCGCGTCTTCGAGATCACGGGAGCGGAAGCGGTATTCACCGTGCACGCTTCGCTCGAAGACGCTCTGAACAGCTGA
- a CDS encoding ATP-binding protein: MSTTRQHPPGGLGREPDGTGTASAAPADRQWRTLSLRDASGIVPTARDFARQALHDWGWLPATGADRRAAAEDVLLVVSELVTNACLHAGGPEEIRLGHSPKALRVEVVDAGAGQPAPRTPHRAGRPGGHGMFIVQRLCLDWGVTRTPDTPGKTVWAELAAPPA; the protein is encoded by the coding sequence ATGAGCACCACCCGGCAGCATCCGCCGGGCGGCCTCGGCCGCGAGCCGGACGGTACGGGCACTGCCTCTGCCGCCCCGGCCGACCGGCAGTGGCGCACGCTCTCGCTGAGGGACGCCAGCGGCATCGTGCCCACGGCCCGCGACTTCGCCCGGCAGGCGCTCCACGACTGGGGCTGGCTGCCGGCGACGGGCGCGGACAGGCGTGCCGCCGCCGAGGACGTCCTGCTGGTCGTCTCCGAGCTCGTGACGAACGCCTGCCTGCACGCGGGCGGTCCCGAGGAGATCCGCCTCGGCCACTCGCCCAAAGCGCTCAGGGTCGAGGTAGTCGACGCCGGTGCGGGCCAGCCCGCGCCGCGTACGCCGCACCGCGCCGGGCGCCCGGGCGGGCACGGCATGTTCATCGTGCAGCGGCTGTGCCTGGACTGGGGCGTGACGCGCACGCCGGACACCCCGGGCAAGACCGTCTGGGCGGAGCTCGCCGCACCACCCGCGTAG
- a CDS encoding oligopeptide:H+ symporter, whose amino-acid sequence MASSLTKASASTTGSQKTFFGHPRGLATLFMTEMWERFSYYGMRALLPLYLIAPNGLHMNPATATAIYSVYLSLVYLLAMPGGWFGDRVWGPRKTVAIAGGVIMLGHVTLALPTQGTFFAGLGLVAIGSGLLKSNISTMVGHLYDGPDDPRRDGGFTIFYMGINMGAFAAPLIIGTVGEDVNWHLGFALAAVGMGLGVAQFLLGTRHLDQRSLVVPKPLSADERASTLRKSMIWLGVAAVFYIGTVVTGVYTLNWLLVPITVAGLVIPVVVLARIKRDKDLSDTEQKKMSGYIWFFVAAAIFWMIYDQGGSTLAIFADSSAENSVLGWGFPVSWYQSVNPVLIMALAPVFAAFWIALNRRGKEPSTIVKFSSGLVLVGASFFLFLAPLTIAGDGHKAAALWLVAIYFVQTVAELTLSPVGLSVTTKMAPAKYASQMMGIWFLAVTAGDCTTGLLSIAGVDLNGNGIVALQAALAVVAGVAIFMYRGKVKALMGNVR is encoded by the coding sequence ATGGCGTCAAGCCTGACGAAGGCCTCGGCCAGTACGACTGGTTCGCAGAAGACCTTCTTCGGCCACCCCCGCGGCCTGGCCACTCTCTTCATGACGGAGATGTGGGAGCGTTTCAGCTACTACGGCATGCGCGCCCTCCTCCCGCTCTACCTGATCGCTCCCAACGGGCTTCACATGAACCCCGCCACGGCCACGGCGATCTACTCGGTCTACCTGTCGCTGGTGTACCTGCTCGCCATGCCCGGCGGCTGGTTCGGTGACCGTGTCTGGGGTCCCCGCAAGACCGTCGCCATCGCCGGCGGCGTCATCATGCTCGGCCACGTGACGCTGGCCCTGCCGACCCAGGGAACGTTCTTCGCCGGGCTCGGCCTGGTGGCGATCGGCTCCGGTCTGCTGAAGTCCAACATCTCCACGATGGTCGGCCACCTCTACGACGGCCCGGACGACCCGCGCCGCGACGGTGGCTTCACGATCTTCTACATGGGCATCAACATGGGTGCCTTCGCCGCACCGCTGATCATCGGCACCGTCGGCGAGGACGTGAACTGGCACCTCGGGTTCGCGCTCGCGGCCGTCGGCATGGGACTCGGCGTCGCCCAGTTCCTGCTCGGCACCCGGCACCTGGACCAGCGCAGCCTGGTCGTGCCCAAGCCGCTGTCCGCCGACGAGCGTGCCTCCACGCTGCGCAAGTCGATGATCTGGCTCGGCGTCGCGGCCGTCTTCTACATCGGCACGGTCGTCACCGGCGTCTACACGCTCAACTGGCTGCTGGTCCCGATCACCGTCGCCGGTCTCGTCATCCCGGTCGTGGTCCTGGCGCGCATCAAGCGCGACAAGGACCTCAGCGACACCGAGCAGAAGAAGATGTCCGGATACATCTGGTTCTTCGTGGCCGCCGCCATCTTCTGGATGATCTACGACCAGGGCGGTTCGACCCTCGCGATCTTCGCCGACTCCTCGGCGGAGAACTCGGTCCTGGGCTGGGGCTTCCCCGTCTCCTGGTACCAGTCGGTCAACCCGGTCCTGATCATGGCTCTGGCCCCGGTCTTCGCCGCCTTCTGGATCGCGCTGAACCGGCGGGGCAAGGAACCCAGCACCATCGTGAAGTTCAGCTCCGGTCTGGTGCTCGTCGGTGCGTCGTTCTTCCTCTTCCTGGCGCCGCTGACCATCGCGGGCGACGGCCACAAGGCCGCCGCGTTGTGGCTCGTCGCGATCTACTTCGTGCAGACGGTCGCGGAGCTGACGCTCTCCCCGGTCGGCCTCTCGGTCACCACGAAGATGGCCCCGGCCAAGTACGCCAGCCAGATGATGGGTATCTGGTTCCTGGCCGTCACCGCGGGTGACTGCACCACGGGCCTGCTGTCCATCGCGGGAGTCGACCTGAACGGCAACGGCATCGTGGCGCTCCAGGCCGCGCTGGCGGTCGTCGCCGGTGTCGCGATCTTCATGTACCGCGGCAAGGTCAAGGCCCTCATGGGCAACGTCCGCTGA
- a CDS encoding response regulator transcription factor, translated as MTRVLLAEDDASISEPLARALRREGYEVEVREDGPTALDAGLQGGVDLVVLDLGLPGMDGLEVARRLRADGHAVPILVLTARADEVDTVVGLDAGADDYVTKPFRLAELLARVRALLRRGATEPAPQPATHGVRIDVESHRAWMGDEELQLTAKEFDLLRVLVRDAGRVVTRDQLMREVWDTTWWSSTKTLDMHISWLRKKLGDDAANPRYIATVRGVGFRFEKS; from the coding sequence ATGACCCGTGTACTGCTCGCCGAGGACGACGCATCCATCTCGGAGCCACTGGCCCGTGCCCTGCGCCGGGAGGGTTACGAGGTCGAGGTCCGCGAGGACGGTCCGACCGCACTCGACGCCGGACTCCAGGGAGGCGTCGACCTGGTCGTCCTCGACCTGGGGCTGCCCGGCATGGACGGCCTGGAGGTCGCGAGGCGGCTGCGGGCCGACGGTCACGCCGTACCGATCCTGGTGCTGACCGCCCGGGCCGACGAGGTCGACACGGTGGTCGGCCTGGACGCGGGGGCCGACGACTACGTCACCAAGCCCTTCCGGCTCGCCGAGCTGCTCGCCAGGGTCCGTGCCCTGCTGCGCCGCGGTGCCACCGAGCCCGCCCCGCAGCCCGCCACCCACGGTGTCAGGATCGACGTCGAGTCCCACCGCGCATGGATGGGCGACGAGGAACTCCAGCTCACCGCCAAGGAGTTCGACCTGTTGCGGGTCCTCGTCAGGGACGCCGGCCGGGTCGTCACCCGTGACCAGCTGATGCGTGAGGTCTGGGACACCACCTGGTGGTCGTCGACCAAGACCCTCGACATGCACATCTCCTGGCTGCGCAAGAAGCTCGGCGACGACGCGGCCAACCCGCGCTATATCGCCACCGTTCGGGGCGTCGGCTTCCGGTTCGAGAAGAGCTGA
- a CDS encoding ATP-binding protein, producing the protein MRRRLINSTLAVVLVVIAVFGVSLVIVETRTISNSAQESVDSEAFRLISVVESRLLGAERITPGVLSEQVDPSRYARVEIPGRSPIEVGERPSGGVIRSTETGEQGEKVTVEESRSAVTREVGRTLLIIGAVALLAIVSAVLLAVRQANRLTSPLIDLAETAERLGSGDPRPRHKRYGVTELDRVADVLDSSAERIARMLTAERRLAADASHQLRTPLTALSMRIEEISVTDDPDTVKEEANIALTQVERLTDVVQRLLTNSRDPRTGSAVVFDLDEVVKQQIEEWRPAYRSAGRAVVCSGKHGLTAVGTPGAVAQVLAALIENSLMHGGGTVALRTRVAGNQVVVEVTDEGPGVPADLGARIFERTISGRNSTGIGLAVARDLAEADGGRLELLQQQPPVFALFLSRVAPSRGETVRPVR; encoded by the coding sequence ATGCGCCGCCGACTGATCAACTCCACGCTCGCCGTGGTACTCGTCGTGATCGCCGTCTTCGGCGTCTCCCTCGTCATCGTCGAGACCCGCACCATCAGCAACAGCGCGCAGGAGAGCGTCGATTCCGAGGCCTTCCGGCTGATCAGCGTCGTCGAGAGCCGTCTGCTGGGGGCCGAGCGCATCACCCCCGGAGTGCTGTCCGAGCAGGTGGACCCCAGCCGGTACGCCCGTGTCGAGATCCCGGGCCGTTCCCCGATCGAGGTCGGCGAGCGGCCCAGCGGCGGCGTCATCCGCAGTACCGAGACGGGGGAGCAGGGCGAGAAGGTCACCGTCGAGGAGTCCCGCTCCGCCGTGACCCGCGAGGTGGGCAGGACCCTGCTGATCATCGGGGCGGTGGCCCTGCTCGCCATCGTCTCCGCGGTGCTCCTCGCCGTACGTCAGGCGAACCGGCTGACCTCGCCGCTCATCGACCTCGCCGAGACGGCCGAGCGGCTCGGTTCGGGCGACCCGCGCCCCCGGCACAAGCGGTACGGGGTGACGGAGCTGGACCGGGTCGCCGACGTCCTCGACTCCTCCGCGGAACGCATCGCCCGGATGCTGACGGCGGAGCGGCGCCTCGCCGCGGACGCGTCCCACCAGCTCCGGACACCTCTGACGGCCCTGTCCATGCGGATCGAGGAGATCTCGGTCACCGACGATCCGGACACGGTGAAGGAGGAGGCGAACATCGCGCTCACCCAGGTCGAGCGCCTCACGGACGTCGTGCAGCGGCTGCTGACCAACTCGCGTGACCCGCGTACCGGCTCCGCCGTCGTCTTCGACCTCGACGAGGTCGTCAAGCAGCAGATCGAGGAGTGGCGCCCCGCATACCGGAGCGCGGGCCGAGCCGTCGTCTGCTCGGGCAAGCACGGACTGACCGCGGTCGGCACCCCCGGTGCGGTGGCCCAGGTGCTCGCCGCGCTGATCGAGAACTCGCTCATGCACGGGGGCGGAACGGTCGCCCTGCGCACACGGGTGGCCGGCAACCAGGTCGTCGTCGAGGTGACCGACGAGGGTCCCGGTGTCCCCGCCGACCTCGGCGCGCGGATCTTCGAACGCACCATCAGCGGCCGCAACTCCACCGGGATCGGCCTCGCGGTGGCCCGTGACCTCGCCGAGGCCGACGGGGGGCGGCTCGAACTGCTCCAGCAGCAGCCCCCGGTCTTCGCCCTCTTCCTCAGCCGGGTCGCGCCGAGCCGCGGGGAAACCGTGCGACCGGTGCGCTGA
- a CDS encoding GtrA family protein, with protein sequence MSERGALRTRLELLAREVAKFGAVGALGLVVNIAVSNLIWRTTDIPVVRAGLMGTIVAILFNYVGFRYWTYRERDKTGRTRELMLFLLFSAVGAVIETGLLYTATYGFGWNSPVQSNVFKILGIGIATLFRFWSYRTWVFKALPAEEAVLDADRFLEQRRPTDEVAPGPVAH encoded by the coding sequence ATGAGCGAACGGGGCGCACTGCGGACCCGGCTTGAGCTGCTGGCCCGGGAGGTCGCCAAGTTCGGCGCGGTCGGCGCACTCGGGCTGGTCGTCAACATCGCCGTGTCCAACCTGATCTGGCGCACCACCGACATCCCCGTGGTGCGCGCCGGGCTGATGGGGACGATCGTCGCCATCCTCTTCAACTACGTGGGCTTCCGCTACTGGACGTACCGGGAGCGGGACAAGACGGGCCGGACCCGGGAACTGATGCTGTTCCTGTTGTTCAGTGCCGTCGGCGCGGTGATCGAGACGGGGCTGCTCTACACGGCGACGTACGGCTTCGGGTGGAACAGCCCGGTCCAGAGCAACGTCTTCAAGATCCTCGGCATCGGGATCGCCACCCTGTTCCGCTTCTGGTCCTACCGCACCTGGGTCTTCAAGGCGCTGCCCGCAGAGGAGGCCGTGCTCGACGCGGACCGGTTTCTGGAGCAGCGGCGGCCCACCGACGAGGTAGCGCCGGGGCCCGTGGCGCACTGA
- a CDS encoding 5-(carboxyamino)imidazole ribonucleotide synthase, whose product MTFPVVGMVGGGQLARMTHEAGIPLGLKFKLLSDTPQDSAAQVVSEVVVGDYRDLETLRAFARGCDVITFDHEHVPTEHLRALEADGIPVRPGPDALVHAQDKGVMRAKLMEIGAPCPRHRIVEDAADAAAFAEEVGGFPVILKTVRGGYDGKGVWVVRSEADAAEPFRAGVPVLAEEKVDFVRELAANIVRSPHGQAVAYPVVESVQVDGVCDTVIAPAPDLDERLAGEAQQLALRIAAELGVVGHLAVELFETRDEDGTPRILVNELAMRPHNSGHWTQDGAVTSQFANHVRAVLDLPLGDPRPRATWTVMCNVLGGDYPDMYQAYLHCMARDPQLKIHMYGKDVKPGRKVGHVNTYGDDLADVRERARHAADYLRGTITE is encoded by the coding sequence GTGACGTTCCCTGTAGTCGGCATGGTCGGCGGCGGTCAGCTCGCCCGTATGACCCACGAGGCGGGTATCCCCCTCGGCCTCAAGTTCAAGCTTCTCAGCGACACCCCCCAGGACTCTGCGGCCCAGGTGGTGAGCGAGGTCGTCGTCGGCGACTACCGCGACCTGGAGACGCTGCGCGCCTTCGCGCGCGGCTGTGACGTGATCACCTTCGATCACGAGCACGTGCCGACCGAGCACCTGCGGGCCCTGGAGGCGGACGGCATCCCCGTGCGCCCCGGCCCCGACGCCCTGGTGCACGCCCAGGACAAGGGGGTGATGCGTGCGAAGCTCATGGAGATCGGCGCGCCCTGCCCCCGCCACCGCATCGTCGAGGACGCGGCCGACGCCGCCGCGTTCGCCGAAGAGGTGGGCGGCTTCCCGGTCATCCTGAAGACGGTCCGCGGCGGGTACGACGGCAAGGGCGTGTGGGTGGTCCGCTCCGAGGCGGACGCCGCCGAGCCCTTCCGGGCCGGTGTCCCTGTCCTCGCCGAGGAGAAGGTCGACTTCGTCCGGGAGCTGGCGGCCAACATCGTCCGCTCGCCGCACGGCCAGGCCGTCGCCTACCCCGTCGTCGAGTCCGTGCAGGTCGACGGGGTCTGCGACACCGTCATCGCCCCGGCGCCGGACCTGGACGAGCGCCTCGCCGGCGAGGCGCAGCAGCTCGCTCTCCGGATCGCCGCCGAGCTGGGCGTGGTGGGTCACCTCGCGGTCGAGCTGTTCGAGACGCGCGACGAGGACGGGACCCCCAGGATCCTCGTCAACGAACTGGCGATGCGCCCGCACAACTCCGGCCACTGGACGCAGGACGGCGCGGTCACCTCGCAGTTCGCCAACCACGTGCGGGCCGTCCTCGACCTCCCGCTCGGTGACCCGCGCCCGCGTGCCACCTGGACGGTCATGTGCAACGTCCTCGGCGGCGACTACCCGGACATGTACCAGGCCTACCTGCACTGCATGGCCCGCGACCCGCAGCTCAAGATCCACATGTACGGCAAGGACGTGAAGCCGGGCCGCAAGGTCGGCCACGTCAACACCTATGGCGACGACCTGGCGGACGTGCGGGAGCGCGCCCGGCACGCGGCCGACTACCTGCGAGGAACGATCACCGAATGA
- the purE gene encoding 5-(carboxyamino)imidazole ribonucleotide mutase, whose translation MSATASGPVVGIVMGSDSDWPVMEAAAKALDEFQIPYEVDVVSAHRMPHEMIAYGEEAADRGLKAIIAGAGGAAHLPGMLASVTPLPVIGVPVPLKYLDGMDSLLSIVQMPAGVPVATVSVGGARNAGLLAARILAAHDGELLARMKDFQQDLKEQATEKGKRLRAKTQSADSFGFGK comes from the coding sequence ATGAGCGCCACCGCCTCCGGACCCGTCGTCGGGATCGTCATGGGCTCGGACTCCGACTGGCCCGTGATGGAAGCGGCCGCCAAGGCCCTCGACGAGTTCCAGATCCCCTACGAGGTCGACGTCGTCTCGGCCCACCGCATGCCGCACGAGATGATCGCGTACGGCGAGGAGGCGGCGGACCGCGGTCTCAAGGCGATCATCGCGGGGGCGGGCGGAGCGGCCCACCTCCCCGGCATGCTCGCCTCGGTCACCCCGCTGCCCGTGATCGGTGTGCCGGTCCCGCTCAAGTACCTCGACGGCATGGACAGCCTGCTGTCCATCGTCCAGATGCCCGCGGGCGTCCCCGTCGCCACGGTCTCCGTCGGCGGTGCGCGCAACGCGGGCCTGCTCGCCGCCCGCATCCTCGCCGCCCACGACGGCGAGCTGCTCGCGCGGATGAAGGACTTCCAGCAGGACCTCAAGGAACAGGCGACGGAGAAGGGCAAGCGGCTGCGGGCCAAGACCCAGAGCGCGGACTCCTTCGGTTTCGGGAAGTAG